In one window of Chloroflexota bacterium DNA:
- a CDS encoding NTP transferase domain-containing protein, whose protein sequence is MKAVVMAGGEGSRLRPLTINRPKPMVPLVNKPVLFHILELLKRHGITQVVLTLQYMADIVQDYFGDGSALGMEINYSIEEIPLGTAGSVKNAQQYLDDTFIVISGDAVTDFDLSAIIQYHKAKKAVATLTLYRVPNPLEYGVVILNGEGRILEFQEKPSWGEVISDTVNTGIYVLEPQMLDLFEAGKAFDFSKDLFPILLAKGEPLYGYVSDGYWCDVGNIQEYMRACSDVLEGRVHLEPIGREIGAGVWSGDNVEIAPDAHLYGPIYLGNGVKIKGGVVVRGPSVIRDYTIIDNRAQVDRSIVWRNSYVGEGVELRGAIVCRQCSIKSKVVIFEGAVVGDMSTVGERAIIHPNVKIWPEKVVEAGATVKASIIWGSQGRRVLFGRYGVTGQVNVDLTPEFATKLGAAFGTTLPKGAVVTINRDPHRSPRMLKRGLISGLPSAGIHVRDLRSVPIPVARYITRKIRAAGGLHVRLSPHDNRVVDIKFMDSRGLNLSKDAERNIERIFFREDFRRVYLDEIGLIEYQPDVIETYTADFLARLNTQAIQNAPFSIVVDYANAPTSLVLPNILRHLGVRVVELNAALDESKMSIPSAEFQQSLQQLAAICAALGPNLGVRLDVGGEKIFLVDDRGKILPSGVATIALAALALRAYSGGIIAVPVTVSRTLEMVAAQYGGRVIRTKADMHDVMEAATQEGVVMAADGADNFIFPQFQPAVDGIMALAKLLEFLATQNVRLSEITASLPPQYMAVRSVPCPWEAKGTVMRLLHERYKEHREIQVDGVKVQLGQDWVLVLPDPDQPLFRVYAESDSTAAAEELADKYAHIVESLQE, encoded by the coding sequence ATGAAAGCGGTTGTCATGGCGGGTGGTGAGGGTTCACGGTTGCGGCCATTGACCATCAACCGCCCCAAGCCAATGGTACCCCTGGTAAACAAACCTGTGCTCTTTCATATCCTGGAGCTCTTAAAAAGACATGGCATCACCCAAGTAGTGCTGACTCTGCAATACATGGCTGACATAGTACAAGATTATTTCGGAGATGGCTCAGCGCTGGGCATGGAAATCAACTATTCCATCGAAGAAATCCCTCTTGGCACGGCGGGGAGTGTGAAGAATGCGCAACAATACTTGGATGACACTTTCATTGTGATCAGCGGCGATGCAGTAACTGATTTTGACCTCAGTGCCATCATTCAGTACCACAAGGCTAAAAAAGCGGTAGCGACATTGACTTTATATCGAGTGCCGAATCCACTGGAATATGGCGTAGTGATTCTCAATGGAGAAGGGCGCATCCTAGAATTCCAGGAGAAGCCCAGTTGGGGCGAAGTCATTTCCGACACAGTCAATACTGGCATATATGTGCTAGAGCCGCAAATGTTGGACCTCTTCGAAGCAGGCAAAGCCTTTGATTTCAGCAAAGACCTGTTCCCCATCCTGCTAGCAAAAGGTGAACCTCTCTATGGTTATGTATCTGATGGTTATTGGTGCGATGTAGGGAATATTCAGGAATATATGCGTGCGTGCAGCGATGTATTGGAGGGACGTGTCCATCTCGAACCCATTGGCAGAGAAATCGGCGCTGGAGTGTGGAGTGGTGACAATGTAGAGATCGCCCCAGATGCACATCTCTATGGCCCCATCTATCTAGGAAATGGCGTGAAAATCAAGGGAGGCGTGGTTGTGCGGGGGCCAAGCGTAATCCGCGACTATACCATTATCGATAACAGAGCTCAAGTTGACCGCAGCATTGTCTGGCGAAATTCTTACGTGGGCGAAGGAGTAGAACTGCGTGGCGCCATCGTGTGCCGGCAATGCAGTATCAAGAGCAAAGTAGTCATCTTTGAAGGCGCCGTAGTGGGTGACATGAGCACAGTTGGCGAGCGAGCGATCATTCATCCAAATGTCAAGATATGGCCGGAGAAAGTAGTCGAAGCCGGAGCAACAGTGAAAGCCAGCATTATCTGGGGTTCTCAAGGGCGCCGTGTGCTTTTTGGGCGATATGGAGTCACTGGACAAGTCAATGTGGATCTGACGCCGGAGTTCGCTACCAAGTTGGGAGCAGCCTTTGGCACTACTTTGCCCAAAGGAGCCGTGGTAACCATCAACCGCGATCCCCACCGCAGCCCCCGTATGCTGAAGCGCGGGTTGATCTCTGGCTTGCCCTCTGCGGGCATTCACGTGCGTGATTTGCGCAGCGTGCCCATCCCCGTGGCTCGTTACATTACCCGCAAAATTAGGGCGGCGGGTGGCCTCCATGTCCGCCTTTCTCCACATGACAACCGCGTGGTTGATATCAAGTTCATGGATAGCCGTGGCTTGAACTTGAGCAAAGATGCCGAACGCAACATAGAACGCATCTTTTTCCGCGAGGATTTCCGACGCGTCTATCTCGATGAGATCGGGCTCATTGAGTATCAACCTGACGTCATTGAGACTTATACAGCTGATTTTCTCGCCCGGCTGAACACCCAGGCCATCCAAAATGCTCCTTTCTCCATCGTTGTGGACTATGCCAACGCTCCCACCTCGCTTGTTTTGCCTAATATCCTCCGACATCTTGGGGTCAGAGTGGTGGAACTCAATGCGGCGCTAGATGAAAGCAAGATGTCCATTCCATCCGCGGAATTCCAACAATCTTTGCAGCAGTTAGCTGCTATTTGCGCGGCGCTGGGTCCGAACCTAGGGGTAAGGTTAGACGTTGGGGGCGAGAAAATCTTTCTAGTGGACGATCGAGGCAAGATTCTGCCCAGTGGCGTTGCCACTATTGCGTTGGCAGCTCTAGCATTGCGCGCATATAGTGGGGGCATCATCGCCGTGCCTGTTACTGTCTCTCGCACATTAGAAATGGTTGCAGCGCAATACGGTGGACGTGTGATTCGTACCAAAGCAGACATGCACGATGTCATGGAAGCTGCGACCCAAGAAGGTGTCGTAATGGCTGCGGATGGTGCTGACAATTTCATCTTCCCTCAATTTCAACCCGCAGTGGATGGCATAATGGCTCTGGCTAAATTGCTCGAATTCTTGGCCACACAAAATGTGCGGCTATCTGAAATCACGGCTTCGCTGCCCCCACAGTACATGGCAGTGCGCTCTGTTCCTTGCCCGTGGGAAGCCAAGGGGACTGTCATGCGCTTATTACACGAACGTTACAAGGAGCACCGGGAGATACAGGTGGATGGCGTCAAAGTGCAGTTGGGGCAAGATTGGGTGCTGGTTCTACCTGATCCTGATCAACCGCTTTTTCGCGTCTACGCAGAATCAGACTCGACTGCTGCCGCTGAGGAGTTAGCGGACAAATACGCACACATTGTAGAAA
- a CDS encoding L,D-transpeptidase family protein, whose product MEQQIRNKAEIERLLSLGRATAEAGHWSAARRYFVRVLRIDPANEEALLWQAGLADDPRESIAYLQQVLKINPNNKRAQAGLEWAKQRMQKTQQVAVERAIFSYLWPVLLIGLLLLCIAGGAFSLMNNDALRGFIFAPTTTSTATLTPTSTPTLTPTAMPTATSTPTATPTATPTSTATPTPTATNTLMPSPSPTQTSSPTAVPPITQPVRGEKWIEVDLSTQRLIAYEGEVEVFRVEVSTGAASTPTVTGRFRIYRKLLSQTMVGPDYVQPNVPYVMYFYGAYSLHGTYWHNDFGRPRSHGCVNLRVQDAKWLFEWTDPPLPPGATEVWDTTRGAGTLVVIHE is encoded by the coding sequence ATGGAACAGCAGATTCGAAACAAAGCCGAGATAGAACGATTGCTCAGTTTGGGTCGTGCCACAGCGGAAGCGGGGCATTGGTCTGCAGCTCGACGCTATTTCGTTCGTGTGCTGAGAATAGACCCTGCTAACGAAGAAGCCTTGCTTTGGCAAGCAGGGCTAGCCGATGACCCTCGTGAGTCCATTGCCTATCTGCAGCAAGTGCTGAAAATCAACCCCAATAATAAGCGGGCACAAGCAGGCCTGGAATGGGCAAAGCAGCGGATGCAAAAGACCCAGCAAGTGGCCGTCGAACGAGCAATCTTTTCCTACTTATGGCCTGTTCTTCTGATAGGTTTGTTGCTGCTCTGCATCGCAGGGGGCGCGTTCAGCCTAATGAATAATGATGCTCTGCGTGGCTTTATCTTTGCCCCCACCACTACATCTACGGCAACGCTGACGCCCACTTCTACACCTACATTGACGCCAACTGCCATGCCCACTGCAACATCCACTCCGACTGCCACGCCTACTGCTACGCCGACCAGTACTGCGACACCCACGCCTACAGCAACGAATACCTTGATGCCGAGCCCTTCGCCAACCCAAACTTCCTCGCCGACAGCCGTTCCTCCTATAACTCAGCCTGTGCGTGGCGAGAAGTGGATCGAAGTTGACCTCTCTACACAGAGGCTCATTGCCTATGAGGGGGAGGTAGAAGTTTTTCGTGTTGAGGTATCGACAGGCGCTGCCAGCACGCCTACGGTAACTGGTCGTTTCCGCATCTATCGCAAATTGCTCTCGCAGACGATGGTCGGCCCAGATTATGTGCAGCCCAACGTGCCCTATGTAATGTATTTCTATGGTGCGTATTCCCTGCACGGGACTTATTGGCACAATGACTTTGGTCGGCCGCGCAGTCACGGATGCGTGAACCTTCGTGTGCAGGATGCAAAGTGGCTGTTTGAGTGGACCGATCCCCCGCTTCCGCCAGGCGCCACTGAGGTCTGGGATACTACACGTGGTGCCGGCACTTTGGTAGTGATCCACGAGTGA
- the aspS gene encoding aspartate--tRNA(Asn) ligase — MQRIRTDEAPSHVGKRIKLAGWMHNWRDLGQFGFLVLRDGAGTFQAVLDDAAEMAKLKGLQYETVLQVEGVVAEEPRAPGGAELHDCQVTVISPVLEPLPFEINKKELKPGLDVFLDNAPIGLRHLRKRALFRISAEIMAGFREYLMQQGFVEIQTPKIVGSATESGANVFALDYFGRPAYLAQSPQFYKQIMVGVFERVFEIGPVFRAEKHNTARHTNEYVSLDIEMGFIQDHTDVMAMLTEILRHIFNRLTQVCQREIDLLKIKVPAIGQTIPALRLPEAQQLIFERHGEDCRGEPDLSPQHEEWLCEYAEQELGSELLFVTHYPTSKRPFYAMPDDQDPTLTKSFDLLFRGCEVVTGGQRIHRYEQLLDNARKWGIDPEDIAGYLQAFKYGMPPHGGFGMGLERLLMQLARLRNLREATLFPRDLDRVAP, encoded by the coding sequence ATGCAAAGGATACGAACAGATGAAGCGCCTAGCCATGTAGGAAAGAGAATCAAGCTTGCCGGCTGGATGCACAACTGGCGCGATTTGGGGCAGTTCGGCTTCCTGGTTTTGCGCGATGGAGCAGGAACTTTTCAGGCTGTCCTGGATGATGCTGCAGAAATGGCGAAGCTCAAGGGCTTGCAATACGAGACGGTATTGCAAGTCGAGGGAGTGGTGGCTGAAGAGCCTCGCGCTCCAGGGGGTGCAGAACTGCATGACTGCCAGGTTACGGTGATTTCGCCAGTTCTAGAACCCTTGCCTTTCGAGATCAACAAAAAGGAACTAAAGCCCGGCTTGGATGTCTTCTTGGACAATGCGCCGATCGGTTTGCGTCATTTGCGCAAGCGGGCGCTGTTCCGCATCTCAGCCGAGATCATGGCTGGTTTCCGTGAATACCTGATGCAGCAAGGTTTCGTGGAAATTCAGACGCCGAAGATCGTTGGTTCAGCCACCGAAAGCGGCGCCAACGTCTTTGCTCTGGATTACTTCGGTCGCCCAGCTTATCTTGCGCAAAGCCCGCAGTTCTATAAGCAGATCATGGTGGGAGTCTTTGAGCGAGTTTTTGAGATTGGCCCGGTTTTTCGTGCTGAGAAACATAACACTGCGCGGCATACGAACGAGTATGTCAGTCTTGACATCGAGATGGGATTCATCCAAGATCACACCGATGTAATGGCCATGCTCACAGAGATATTGCGCCATATTTTCAACCGGCTTACCCAGGTATGCCAGCGTGAGATCGATCTGCTTAAGATAAAAGTACCTGCTATTGGCCAAACGATCCCTGCGCTTCGTCTGCCAGAAGCCCAGCAACTGATTTTCGAGCGCCATGGCGAAGATTGCCGTGGCGAACCGGACCTCTCGCCCCAGCATGAAGAATGGCTCTGTGAATACGCCGAGCAAGAGCTGGGCTCAGAGCTGTTGTTTGTCACGCACTATCCAACCTCCAAGCGTCCGTTCTACGCCATGCCCGATGACCAGGATCCGACGCTTACCAAGAGTTTTGATTTGCTATTCCGTGGATGTGAGGTAGTGACAGGAGGCCAGCGCATTCATCGTTATGAACAGTTACTAGACAATGCACGAAAGTGGGGGATTGACCCAGAAGACATTGCAGGCTACCTACAGGCTTTCAAGTATGGGATGCCTCCCCACGGTGGTTTTGGCATGGGATTGGAACGGTTGCTGATGCAATTGGCACGATTAAGGAACCTGCGCGAGGCTACGCTCTTTCCCAGAGATCTGGATAGAGTGGCTCCGTAA
- a CDS encoding sugar phosphate isomerase/epimerase: MARDAALKLSFSTGTLYHCPLRIAFALACEAGFEGVELVLSPEIILRGASYVRRLSQEYALPVLSVHPPIVPYPGQNSAGSILPRLVSLAEQLDCPLVVLHVPKVTTPQDRKWAEFTDVLLRAREQANPGVQISLENPGFFRRSDAHYILHDARRLRAFADQYDLPLTFDTAHAGASSYPLMEAYELFHGRVVNVHFSDLVSRRIFPDWPPLYSFLKHHQMPGEGILPLAEFVRLLLASGYSGPFTLEVSPTAIGAWSLSRVRKGLARMIEFVRRIEMG, encoded by the coding sequence TTGGCAAGGGACGCTGCGTTGAAACTAAGCTTCTCCACTGGCACTCTGTATCATTGCCCCTTGCGGATTGCCTTTGCTCTTGCATGCGAGGCTGGTTTCGAGGGGGTGGAATTGGTCCTCAGTCCAGAGATCATCCTGCGTGGTGCCTCTTATGTGCGCAGGCTAAGTCAGGAATATGCTCTCCCCGTGCTCAGCGTGCACCCACCTATCGTGCCCTACCCCGGGCAGAATAGCGCAGGGTCCATTCTACCACGCCTGGTTTCCTTGGCTGAACAGCTAGATTGTCCCCTTGTCGTGCTACACGTACCCAAAGTAACTACTCCACAAGATCGCAAATGGGCCGAGTTCACAGACGTGCTATTGCGCGCACGGGAACAAGCCAACCCAGGGGTGCAAATTTCTCTAGAGAACCCTGGGTTCTTTCGGCGATCCGATGCCCATTATATCTTACACGATGCACGTCGGCTACGCGCTTTCGCTGACCAATACGATTTGCCCCTCACGTTTGATACCGCCCATGCGGGTGCATCGTCCTATCCACTCATGGAAGCCTATGAGTTATTTCACGGGCGAGTGGTCAATGTGCACTTCAGCGACTTGGTATCGCGGCGCATTTTCCCGGATTGGCCACCACTTTATAGTTTTCTGAAACATCATCAGATGCCAGGCGAGGGGATTCTGCCACTAGCAGAGTTCGTGCGGCTCCTGCTGGCCAGCGGCTATTCGGGCCCATTCACCTTAGAAGTCAGCCCTACGGCCATTGGAGCTTGGAGCCTGTCACGCGTGCGCAAGGGATTGGCAAGGATGATCGAGTTTGTGCGACGGATCGAAATGGGGTGA
- a CDS encoding nicotinate-nucleotide adenylyltransferase has translation MNWSGNKVKRRIGVFGGTFDPIHYGHLVITEDARVYLQLEKVLFVPARQPPHKAQGSYSAFQHRVRMTELAIADNPHFVLSLIEAERPGPSYTVDTLRQLRAEFGPDVDLYFIIGMDSLANIESWYKPAELLTLCRIVVAERAGYHVDLSALEEALPGLRNKLELIDTPELSISSTDLQRRVRSGLAIRYQLPSQVEKYIYEHRLYLDEEAQGDASFWQGTLR, from the coding sequence CTGAATTGGAGTGGCAATAAAGTGAAGCGACGTATTGGAGTCTTTGGGGGCACATTTGACCCCATTCATTATGGGCATCTAGTGATCACCGAAGATGCGCGGGTTTATCTACAACTAGAAAAGGTATTGTTCGTACCGGCACGCCAGCCTCCACACAAAGCACAAGGTTCCTATTCCGCTTTTCAACACCGTGTGCGCATGACTGAGCTGGCTATCGCCGATAACCCGCATTTTGTCCTTTCACTCATTGAGGCGGAGCGACCTGGCCCATCCTATACGGTAGATACATTACGTCAATTGCGCGCTGAATTCGGACCCGATGTGGACTTGTACTTTATCATTGGTATGGATTCCTTGGCCAACATTGAATCCTGGTACAAACCAGCGGAATTATTAACTTTATGTCGAATCGTGGTCGCCGAACGCGCGGGTTATCACGTAGACTTGTCCGCACTGGAAGAAGCGTTGCCTGGCTTGCGGAACAAGCTCGAGTTAATCGACACGCCGGAGTTATCCATATCTTCGACAGATTTGCAGCGGCGGGTACGCTCTGGTCTGGCCATCCGCTACCAATTACCGTCTCAGGTCGAGAAATATATTTACGAGCATCGACTCTACCTGGATGAAGAAGCACAAGGAGATGCCTCTTTTTGGCAAGGGACGCTGCGTTGA
- the obgE gene encoding GTPase ObgE, which yields MEEPYFFDEATIHVRAGKGGNGCVSFRREKFVPFGGPNGGNGGDGGDVYIVANRHLNTLIQFQRQQHFRAEAGGNGQSKDKQGKRGKDLLIQVPLGTVVRDAQTGELLADLVHEGQSVLVARGGRGGRGNAAFASPTNQAPRIAEKGEPGEVRSLKLELKLIADVGIIGVPNAGKSTLLAAVSAARPKIADYPFTTLTPNLGVATIDDHNLVLADIPGLIEGAHAGAGLGTKFLRHIERTRVLIHLLDGASAHPLQDFETVNAELALFSPRLAAKPQVVALNKMDLPQAQQAWPSVQAEMCKRHLPVFAISAVTGAGTGELLHGVLRLLEEIPVEEILVEEARIFRPVEDEDAFEVVREDDHFRVRGRRVERVAAITDWNNDEAVARFQRILRTMGIFDALQRAGVQPGDTVLIGNSELEWQ from the coding sequence ATGGAAGAACCTTACTTTTTTGACGAAGCGACAATTCATGTCCGGGCAGGGAAGGGCGGAAACGGCTGTGTCAGTTTCCGCCGCGAAAAGTTCGTCCCATTTGGCGGCCCCAATGGGGGCAATGGCGGAGATGGTGGCGATGTGTACATCGTCGCTAACAGACACCTAAATACACTGATTCAATTTCAAAGACAGCAACATTTCCGAGCTGAAGCAGGTGGCAATGGTCAGAGTAAAGACAAACAGGGCAAGCGGGGGAAAGATCTGCTCATCCAAGTGCCACTCGGCACAGTAGTTCGCGATGCCCAGACTGGAGAACTGCTGGCTGACCTGGTCCATGAGGGGCAAAGTGTGCTCGTCGCCAGGGGTGGAAGGGGTGGAAGAGGCAACGCTGCTTTTGCCTCTCCCACGAACCAGGCCCCGCGCATCGCTGAAAAAGGTGAGCCAGGCGAGGTCCGTTCGCTGAAACTGGAATTGAAGCTGATCGCCGATGTGGGCATCATCGGCGTACCCAATGCTGGCAAATCCACTCTGCTCGCTGCGGTAAGCGCAGCCCGACCAAAGATCGCCGATTATCCCTTCACTACCCTGACGCCCAATCTCGGCGTGGCAACGATTGATGACCACAATCTGGTATTAGCGGACATCCCGGGTCTGATTGAAGGAGCTCACGCCGGAGCAGGACTTGGCACCAAGTTCCTGCGCCATATTGAACGCACCCGCGTATTGATCCATCTCCTGGACGGAGCTTCTGCACATCCCTTGCAAGATTTTGAGACAGTGAATGCCGAATTGGCTTTGTTCAGTCCGAGGCTGGCGGCTAAGCCCCAGGTCGTAGCCTTGAACAAAATGGATCTGCCGCAAGCTCAGCAAGCGTGGCCTTCTGTACAGGCGGAGATGTGCAAACGACATCTCCCTGTTTTTGCCATATCTGCAGTAACCGGTGCAGGGACGGGAGAGTTGCTGCACGGTGTGCTCAGGCTGCTGGAGGAGATACCCGTAGAGGAAATCCTGGTAGAAGAAGCCAGAATCTTCCGCCCGGTCGAGGATGAGGATGCCTTTGAGGTCGTGAGAGAAGACGACCACTTTCGTGTGCGAGGACGCCGGGTGGAAAGAGTTGCAGCAATAACGGATTGGAACAATGACGAAGCCGTGGCTCGCTTTCAGCGCATCTTGAGGACCATGGGCATCTTTGATGCTTTGCAACGCGCAGGTGTCCAGCCGGGGGATACCGTACTGATTGGCAATTCTGAATTGGAGTGGCAATAA
- a CDS encoding DUF1957 domain-containing protein produces MMKGAFTFVLHSHLPYVRKAGRWPHGEEMVHEAIAETYIPLLDALFELKQEGCTPRLTIGLTPILLEQLSDPDVLAHFELYVLEKLALVEADIRRHQANHDAHLLYLAEFYLNWYRNILESFTERYKRNLVAAFRQLQDEGNLDILTSAATHGYLPLMERDSTIYGQLKVGWETSRRHLGRAPRGIWLPECGYRPAFVQDGTYKPGIEEFLSELNLGYFFTDTHVIIGGKLVGKVAGDAIGPYGALPKRKLVVRMDERPEAKQRTTMRPYYVYSANVAVYGRDERTGLQVWSAAHGYPGDFLYREFHRKDDHSGLQYWRITGAQVDLGQKALYDPQPAMNQVHLHADHFVHILEEEVSRYYDTTGKPGIVVSAYDTELFGHWWFEGVAWLTEVLHRLDKNETVAVMTAGDYLEAYPPDEVIALSESSWGQGGGHWTWLNPDTEWMWPLIHSAELRMEELVAHYPQADGDLRDVLNQAARELLLLESSDWPFLISTGQAREYASGRFQQHLARFHHLASIADSGTLTEMNKHFLANAAELDNPFPDVDYRVFAKRERSMN; encoded by the coding sequence ATGATGAAAGGTGCCTTCACCTTCGTGTTGCACAGCCATTTGCCCTACGTGCGCAAGGCTGGCCGCTGGCCTCATGGCGAGGAAATGGTCCATGAAGCCATTGCGGAGACGTACATTCCCCTTCTCGATGCTCTCTTTGAATTAAAGCAAGAAGGTTGCACACCCCGTCTGACCATTGGCCTGACTCCCATCCTGCTGGAGCAATTATCCGATCCTGATGTCCTTGCTCATTTCGAACTCTATGTCCTGGAGAAGTTAGCATTGGTGGAAGCGGACATCAGACGTCACCAGGCAAACCACGATGCTCATCTGCTCTATTTGGCTGAATTCTATCTCAATTGGTACCGAAACATTCTGGAATCTTTTACCGAAAGATACAAAAGGAATCTGGTAGCCGCCTTTCGACAACTACAAGATGAAGGAAACCTGGACATCCTAACCAGCGCGGCTACACATGGCTATCTGCCCTTGATGGAGCGCGATTCCACAATCTATGGACAGTTGAAGGTGGGTTGGGAAACTTCCCGACGGCATCTGGGGCGTGCACCACGCGGCATCTGGCTCCCGGAATGTGGCTATCGCCCCGCTTTTGTCCAGGATGGCACGTATAAGCCCGGCATCGAAGAATTCCTCAGCGAATTGAATCTGGGCTACTTTTTCACCGATACGCATGTGATTATCGGAGGGAAACTCGTTGGCAAAGTTGCCGGGGACGCCATCGGGCCATATGGTGCACTGCCAAAGCGCAAGCTTGTCGTGCGCATGGATGAGCGCCCCGAGGCCAAGCAACGCACAACCATGCGACCGTACTACGTCTATTCCGCGAATGTAGCCGTCTACGGCCGCGATGAGCGCACTGGCTTGCAGGTGTGGTCTGCTGCTCACGGTTATCCGGGCGACTTTCTCTACCGCGAGTTTCACCGCAAAGATGACCACTCTGGTCTGCAGTACTGGCGTATCACCGGAGCCCAGGTAGATCTGGGACAAAAGGCACTGTACGATCCCCAACCTGCTATGAACCAGGTGCACCTGCACGCCGACCATTTCGTGCACATCCTGGAAGAGGAAGTGAGCCGCTACTACGATACTACGGGAAAACCGGGTATTGTCGTCTCGGCATATGACACTGAACTTTTCGGCCACTGGTGGTTCGAGGGCGTTGCCTGGCTCACAGAAGTGCTGCATCGTTTGGACAAAAACGAAACAGTCGCTGTGATGACCGCCGGCGATTATCTGGAGGCTTATCCACCAGATGAAGTGATCGCTCTGTCCGAAAGCTCGTGGGGGCAGGGCGGCGGCCACTGGACTTGGCTAAACCCGGATACCGAATGGATGTGGCCCCTCATACACAGTGCTGAACTGCGCATGGAGGAACTGGTTGCGCACTACCCACAGGCTGATGGCGACCTGCGAGATGTCTTGAACCAGGCAGCCCGTGAATTGTTGCTCCTGGAAAGCAGCGATTGGCCATTCCTCATCAGCACAGGGCAGGCCCGGGAATACGCCAGCGGACGCTTCCAGCAGCACCTGGCACGCTTTCACCACCTGGCATCCATAGCCGATTCTGGAACGCTCACTGAGATGAACAAGCACTTTTTGGCCAATGCTGCCGAGCTGGACAACCCATTTCCCGATGTGGATTACCGCGTCTTTGCCAAACGAGAAAGGTCCATGAATTGA
- a CDS encoding sugar ABC transporter permease: MIIGALALVEAVVYTLFYRRPRNVLFGVVILALTALLLFAFIRYVKPAEGLSTTRKVGIGIAFLLADLALYWLLGCPRITKLGLAYLLLTPALIGIAGLILYPFAYNVYLAFTNMSMTTVRTYTFSLQNGLNNFRAVFTGVVAHDATFWQVLWRSILWTAINVFFHVTGGMGLALLLNRPMRFRGLYRTLLVFPWAIPQSIACMSLRNEFNYHYGFFNVLLRNLGLKPINWLTDPFWAFVAVCISNIWLGIPFMMVIILGGLQSISREYYEAAEIDGASGWQQFRNITIPLLRPVTTPAIILGTVWTFNALNVIYLVTGGNPQEKTDILVSSLYKAAFDFYRYGFAAAFALVIFAFLFIFSVVYIKASGGLKTVYE; the protein is encoded by the coding sequence ATGATCATTGGCGCCCTGGCACTGGTCGAAGCAGTGGTTTACACGCTGTTTTACCGCCGACCAAGGAATGTGCTCTTCGGAGTGGTGATACTGGCTTTGACTGCACTGTTGCTCTTCGCTTTCATTCGCTATGTCAAGCCGGCTGAGGGGCTGAGCACGACACGCAAAGTAGGGATTGGAATTGCCTTCCTACTGGCAGACCTTGCCCTGTACTGGCTCCTGGGCTGCCCACGTATTACCAAGCTGGGCCTGGCCTACCTGTTGCTGACGCCAGCGTTGATAGGCATTGCTGGCTTGATCCTCTACCCATTTGCCTACAACGTCTATTTGGCCTTCACGAACATGTCCATGACAACGGTGCGCACCTACACCTTTAGCCTGCAGAATGGACTGAACAATTTCAGGGCTGTGTTCACTGGAGTCGTTGCCCATGACGCCACCTTCTGGCAGGTACTGTGGCGCAGCATTCTCTGGACAGCAATCAATGTCTTCTTTCATGTCACCGGAGGTATGGGGTTGGCACTGCTGCTGAACCGCCCTATGCGCTTCCGCGGGTTATACCGTACTCTGCTTGTGTTTCCTTGGGCTATTCCGCAGAGTATTGCCTGTATGTCGCTTCGCAATGAATTCAACTATCATTATGGATTTTTCAATGTGCTGCTGCGCAATCTCGGCTTGAAACCCATCAACTGGCTGACTGATCCTTTCTGGGCATTTGTGGCGGTGTGTATTTCCAACATTTGGCTTGGAATCCCCTTCATGATGGTCATTATCCTGGGAGGCTTACAAAGCATCTCGCGGGAGTATTACGAAGCAGCCGAAATCGACGGCGCATCGGGCTGGCAACAGTTTCGCAACATCACTATCCCGCTGCTGCGCCCAGTGACCACGCCAGCCATTATCTTGGGTACGGTGTGGACGTTCAACGCACTTAATGTGATCTATCTCGTTACTGGCGGTAATCCGCAAGAGAAAACAGATATCCTGGTATCCTCTCTGTACAAAGCTGCCTTTGACTTTTACCGCTACGGCTTCGCCGCTGCTTTTGCCCTGGTGATCTTTGCTTTTCTGTTTATCTTCAGCGTGGTGTACATCAAGGCAAGCGGCGGTTTAAAGACAGTCTATGAGTAG